One window of Mangrovibacterium diazotrophicum genomic DNA carries:
- the mtaB gene encoding tRNA (N(6)-L-threonylcarbamoyladenosine(37)-C(2))-methylthiotransferase MtaB, with protein sequence MDSVKKRVAFKTLGCRLNQYETDALVSDFDKAGYEVVDFKEQADVVVVNTCTVTNQSDQKSRNTISQAARNNQGSVVVVTGCMANNYKETLEGEEKITYVVENNRKGSILNLVNGHFGGELMHPEKLHADVFQFHAVDKSLHTRSAIKIQDGCDNFCTFCIIPSVRGRAVSRPLPQIIENVKDTLANGFKELVITGVNIGRYEWEDKRFEDVLEAILNVEGDFRVRISSLEPDGFSDDFVKLFENPKLVPHLHLCLQSGSDRVLLRMRRMYDLARFEHVVKLFRSHYPDFNFTTDMIVGFPDESEEEFQQSVDSVNNFGFGHVHTFKYSVRRGTRAERMENHIPEKVKNERSARLREASEDSREKFLQSFVGKTQTVLIEGIDGRNVANGYGEHYVPVRFKAKGLEKNTFHKVKLLKVEGRGEDARVIGELVE encoded by the coding sequence ATGGATTCAGTAAAAAAACGCGTCGCTTTTAAAACGCTTGGTTGCCGTTTGAACCAGTACGAGACCGATGCTTTGGTATCGGATTTTGACAAGGCTGGCTACGAAGTTGTCGACTTCAAGGAACAAGCCGATGTGGTAGTGGTAAACACCTGCACGGTAACCAACCAGAGCGATCAGAAATCGCGGAATACAATCAGCCAGGCTGCCCGTAACAATCAAGGTTCGGTGGTGGTGGTTACCGGTTGTATGGCGAACAATTATAAAGAAACGCTGGAAGGCGAGGAGAAGATTACCTACGTGGTCGAGAACAACCGCAAGGGATCGATTCTGAATTTGGTGAACGGCCACTTTGGTGGTGAGCTGATGCACCCGGAAAAACTGCATGCCGATGTGTTCCAGTTTCATGCGGTGGACAAAAGTTTGCATACGCGCAGTGCCATCAAAATTCAGGATGGCTGTGATAACTTCTGCACCTTCTGCATCATCCCGTCGGTGCGCGGACGTGCCGTGAGCCGCCCGTTGCCACAGATTATCGAAAACGTAAAAGATACACTCGCCAACGGTTTCAAAGAGCTGGTCATTACCGGTGTGAATATTGGCCGTTACGAGTGGGAAGACAAACGTTTTGAAGATGTGCTGGAAGCCATTCTGAATGTTGAAGGTGATTTCCGCGTTCGGATTTCATCGTTGGAACCCGATGGTTTCAGCGACGACTTTGTGAAGTTGTTCGAGAATCCGAAGTTGGTTCCCCACCTGCACTTGTGTTTGCAAAGTGGTTCCGACAGGGTTTTGCTTCGCATGCGCCGCATGTACGATTTGGCTCGCTTCGAGCACGTGGTGAAGCTGTTCCGCTCTCACTATCCCGACTTCAATTTTACAACTGATATGATTGTTGGTTTCCCCGACGAAAGCGAGGAAGAATTCCAGCAAAGTGTTGATTCTGTGAATAACTTCGGTTTCGGACATGTGCACACCTTCAAGTATTCGGTTCGTCGCGGAACCCGTGCCGAGCGGATGGAAAACCACATTCCCGAGAAAGTAAAGAACGAACGCTCGGCCCGTTTGCGCGAAGCGTCGGAAGATAGCCGCGAGAAATTCCTGCAGTCGTTTGTTGGTAAAACCCAAACGGTTTTGATTGAAGGCATCGACGGTCGCAATGTGGCAAACGGCTACGGAGAACACTATGTTCCGGTTCGTTTTAAAGCCAAAGGGCTGGAGAAAAACACCTTCCACAAAGTGAAACTGCTGAAAGTCGAAGGACGCGGGGAAGACGCCCGTGTGATCGGCGAATTGGTTGAATAG
- the miaB gene encoding tRNA (N6-isopentenyl adenosine(37)-C2)-methylthiotransferase MiaB has translation MKYHLITLGCQMNISDSERVAAVLESMGYQRTENEEEANLLGMLACSVRQKPIDKVYNKISQWNKAKNKRNLITFLSGCVLAADKEKLLKQFDIIFPMSELSQFPDMIRSYGIVNAASLRVAEPKPVMPKNEHIVDLWQIKPKYQSSYEAFVPIQNGCDKFCTYCAVPYTRGREVSRPSGDIVAEVRHLVNQGYKSITLLGQNVNSYGLDKQGEEVSFSELLRQIGEYGNQSGEEFWVYFTSPHPQDMTRDVIEMIAEYPCLANQIHLPMQSGDEKVLIKMNRKHSMDKYRKIVDDIRELLPTATLFTDIIVGFTSEGDKEYQHTVDAFHEFKFNMAYIAMYSPRPGAASYRWQDEVSQDVKKERYHDLSEVMKIYTREYNESMVGKTIRLLVNGSDRKTGHSMGLTEGKIQVRLDRKAPELMGKIVDVKITQAADFSMSGELVLQEETVNE, from the coding sequence ATGAAGTATCACTTAATTACATTGGGCTGCCAAATGAATATTTCCGACAGTGAGCGTGTTGCTGCGGTGTTGGAAAGTATGGGCTACCAGCGGACGGAAAATGAGGAAGAAGCCAATTTGTTAGGTATGTTGGCCTGCTCGGTTCGGCAAAAGCCGATCGACAAGGTATACAACAAAATCTCCCAATGGAACAAGGCCAAGAATAAGCGCAACCTGATTACTTTTTTGTCGGGCTGTGTATTGGCTGCCGATAAAGAAAAATTGCTGAAGCAGTTCGACATCATTTTCCCGATGAGCGAACTGAGCCAGTTTCCTGATATGATTCGTAGCTACGGTATTGTCAACGCAGCTTCGCTTCGGGTTGCCGAGCCGAAACCGGTGATGCCAAAGAATGAGCACATTGTTGATTTGTGGCAAATTAAACCGAAATACCAATCGAGCTATGAAGCTTTTGTCCCAATCCAGAATGGTTGCGACAAATTTTGCACCTATTGCGCTGTGCCTTACACGCGTGGTCGCGAGGTTTCGCGTCCGTCGGGCGATATTGTTGCCGAGGTTCGTCACCTGGTGAATCAAGGTTATAAATCGATTACGCTGCTGGGACAAAACGTCAACTCGTACGGACTCGATAAGCAGGGCGAAGAAGTGAGCTTTTCGGAGTTGCTGCGCCAAATCGGCGAGTACGGCAACCAGTCGGGCGAGGAATTTTGGGTTTACTTTACTTCGCCACACCCGCAGGATATGACCCGCGATGTGATTGAAATGATTGCCGAATACCCTTGTTTGGCGAACCAGATCCACCTACCTATGCAAAGTGGCGACGAGAAGGTGCTGATTAAAATGAACCGTAAGCACTCGATGGACAAGTACCGCAAGATTGTGGACGATATTCGCGAGCTGCTGCCGACGGCAACCCTTTTCACCGACATCATTGTTGGTTTTACCAGCGAGGGAGATAAGGAATATCAGCATACCGTTGATGCTTTCCACGAATTCAAGTTCAACATGGCCTACATTGCGATGTACTCGCCGCGTCCCGGAGCTGCAAGCTACCGTTGGCAGGACGAAGTTTCGCAGGATGTGAAGAAGGAACGCTACCACGACCTTTCGGAAGTGATGAAAATATATACCCGTGAATACAACGAAAGCATGGTTGGTAAAACCATACGTTTGTTGGTGAACGGCTCTGACCGGAAAACCGGTCATTCCATGGGATTGACTGAAGGAAAAATCCAGGTTCGTCTGGACCGGAAAGCTCCTGAATTGATGGGGAAAATCGTGGATGTGAAAATTACACAGGCTGCCGATTTTTCAATGAGTGGTGAATTGGTACTTCAGGAAGAAACAGTAAACGAATAA
- a CDS encoding ferredoxin--NADP reductase — protein MTMEFKPDITLDETFYKVKEIRKLTDEAFSIRLPKSRFKYHAGQHISLGIQGDYQSREYSIYSGENDEYLEVLVKEVKDGYFTPKLSKLKPGDLVEVNGPFGKFKIDDKKIKDHKFVFIASGTGIAPFRSMVRTYPNLDYTLIHGVRYGSEAYDKQEYAADRHILCTSGDKTGKVHGRLTKYLKSADFEKNTQFYLCGNSNMIFDAIEVLKDKGFDRDQIHCEVYF, from the coding sequence ATGACTATGGAATTTAAACCGGATATTACATTGGACGAGACTTTTTACAAGGTGAAAGAAATCAGAAAATTAACCGATGAGGCTTTTTCTATTCGATTACCTAAAAGTCGATTTAAATATCACGCCGGACAACACATTTCACTGGGAATTCAGGGCGACTACCAAAGTCGCGAATATTCGATTTACAGTGGTGAAAACGACGAGTACCTGGAAGTGCTTGTGAAAGAGGTGAAAGATGGCTATTTCACGCCGAAGTTGAGCAAACTCAAGCCGGGTGACCTGGTGGAAGTAAACGGCCCCTTCGGTAAATTTAAAATCGACGATAAGAAAATTAAGGACCATAAGTTCGTGTTTATCGCCAGCGGCACGGGGATTGCCCCTTTCCGCAGCATGGTTCGTACGTACCCGAATTTGGATTACACGCTGATTCACGGGGTGCGTTACGGAAGCGAAGCTTACGATAAACAGGAATACGCGGCTGATCGTCATATTTTGTGTACCTCGGGCGACAAGACCGGCAAAGTGCACGGACGTTTGACGAAATACCTGAAAAGTGCTGACTTTGAGAAGAACACACAGTTCTATCTCTGCGGAAACAGTAACATGATTTTTGACGCCATTGAAGTGTTGAAAGACAAAGGCTTCGATCGCGATCAAATTCACTGTGAGGTATACTTTTAG
- a CDS encoding flavodoxin domain-containing protein — protein sequence MKTAIIYMSSHGTVTKIVKQLASQLSGEIQLYNVRENKQVDIEHSDRVIIGGSIHGGKIQNGIRQFCEENQKNLVTKELGLFICCFYEGPKAIQQLKDAYPTMLHKHAKAETIMGGEFRLQKLNPFERFLVKRIAKTTSDIDKLDRQAFQNFVSAMEKAS from the coding sequence ATGAAAACTGCCATCATCTACATGTCTTCGCACGGCACGGTGACCAAGATTGTGAAACAACTGGCGAGTCAACTGTCGGGCGAAATTCAACTTTACAATGTGCGCGAAAACAAACAGGTTGACATTGAACACTCCGACCGCGTGATCATCGGGGGCTCCATCCACGGAGGAAAAATCCAGAACGGAATCCGTCAATTTTGCGAAGAAAATCAGAAGAATCTGGTTACAAAAGAATTGGGACTTTTCATCTGCTGCTTTTACGAAGGCCCCAAAGCTATTCAACAACTCAAGGACGCCTACCCAACGATGTTGCATAAACACGCCAAAGCTGAGACAATTATGGGAGGCGAGTTCAGACTCCAAAAGTTAAATCCGTTCGAGCGTTTCCTGGTGAAGCGAATTGCCAAAACAACCAGCGACATCGACAAACTGGACCGCCAAGCGTTTCAAAATTTTGTATCAGCTATGGAAAAGGCAAGTTAA
- a CDS encoding tRNA1(Val) (adenine(37)-N6)-methyltransferase has product MAKNTFFQFKQFRVVQEQAAMKVGIDGVLLGAWVDFGAEQNILDVGAGTGLLALMAAQRTSARVDAVEIEPSAALEAESNFRNSPWVERLQLFVAAFQEFETEKTYDHIISNPPFFDESPKSGDDKRAKARHADSLTLVDLLTKAADLLEPRGRISLVLPSDKEERLRYLARTLGLWVTKCARVFPDERKKSHRILVELSRDSQVDLIESIYIRHAETGEYTEQYRQLTKDFYLAF; this is encoded by the coding sequence ATGGCAAAAAATACCTTTTTTCAGTTCAAACAATTTCGGGTTGTGCAGGAGCAGGCAGCTATGAAAGTTGGCATCGATGGCGTACTGTTGGGAGCCTGGGTCGATTTTGGTGCCGAGCAAAATATTTTGGATGTGGGAGCCGGTACCGGATTGTTGGCGTTGATGGCGGCGCAGCGCACCAGTGCGCGTGTTGATGCGGTGGAAATAGAGCCTTCAGCAGCCCTGGAAGCCGAATCTAATTTTCGAAATTCGCCTTGGGTGGAGCGTTTGCAATTGTTTGTTGCCGCTTTTCAGGAATTTGAGACTGAAAAAACATATGATCACATTATCTCGAATCCTCCTTTTTTTGACGAATCTCCCAAGTCCGGCGACGACAAGAGAGCGAAGGCTCGTCATGCCGATAGTTTAACCTTGGTGGATTTGCTGACAAAAGCAGCAGATTTACTGGAGCCACGCGGCCGCATCAGTTTGGTATTGCCATCGGATAAAGAGGAACGGCTGCGGTACCTGGCACGGACACTCGGACTTTGGGTGACCAAGTGTGCCCGTGTTTTTCCGGATGAGCGCAAGAAATCTCACCGGATACTGGTCGAGTTGTCCCGAGATAGTCAGGTTGACCTGATTGAATCAATCTACATACGCCACGCAGAAACGGGAGAGTACACCGAGCAGTACCGGCAACTGACGAAAGATTTTTACCTGGCCTTCTAA
- a CDS encoding TonB-dependent receptor — protein sequence MNSKFLMLIFAISLFLNQSIFATNEPEGDMPTDYGVIAGRVLDQDKLPLPGATVMIKSLNQGVVSDVNGFYRIVKLKEGTYDVTVSYIGFKEASQQVQVEVGKTSTANFYMEAGVDLNEVVVNGSLQGQSKALNQQKSSINVTNVISSDQVGRFPDANVGDALKRIPGISVQYDQGEARFGTIRGASPEYNSVTIDGDRIPSAEAETRAIQLDLVPSDMVQSIEVSKVVTADMDADAIGGSVNLVTKSNPYARRISGTIGATYNMLTDKPAENISLLYADRFFNNKLGMTLAGSRQNHKMGSDDLEAEWKDDDGNILMTEMQVRTYWIQRLRQSYSAAFDYEINPSNKIEAKVMYNHRNDWENRFRVVYKDLDEDEAKIEREVKAGTNKDARLEDQRTWHIALKGDHQLGALEMKWQGSYSKANEDRPNERYLNFAYKHVDFQQVLTDTKKPQVIINDADAQDFNANWGFDELTEEHQYTEDIDKAFKVDFKLPLAESSKSKVLRFGAKYKGKSKSRDNDFYAYEPTDEDAFVADAVAHTKVQTKSDYRAGNYIAGTFVTKEFVAGLNLENSADFDKEQDPEELAGNFDASEDVTAGYIRYDQTFGNLDVVAGVRLENTNLKYSGYAITLDEDGDFESLDKTEEEKSDYTNILPSLMFKYKFSKNSQLKAGWTNTIARPRYYDLVPHVETNNEDNEISIGNPDLSATTSMNFDLMFEHYYQSVGMFSAGIFYKDINDFIVESSMEDYQYLNNTWDKFTQPINAGDAKLYGIEAAYQRQFDFLPGFLKQMGFYANYTYTKSDVSNFQIEGHNEDDVTLPGTPENTLNASLYYEGNKLSARISFNYASDFVSEFGSETFEDIYYDKVTYLDVNASYAISKRFRIFAEANNLLNQPLRYYQGESKFTYQAEYYDVKLNFGLKFDL from the coding sequence ATGAATTCTAAATTTCTGATGTTGATTTTTGCAATTTCACTATTCTTAAATCAATCTATTTTTGCAACAAATGAGCCCGAAGGTGATATGCCAACCGACTACGGGGTAATTGCCGGTCGTGTGCTCGACCAGGATAAATTGCCATTACCGGGAGCAACGGTAATGATCAAAAGCCTCAACCAGGGAGTGGTGTCCGATGTGAACGGATTTTACCGCATCGTAAAACTGAAAGAAGGCACTTATGATGTAACCGTTAGCTACATTGGCTTTAAAGAAGCCAGCCAACAGGTCCAGGTTGAAGTGGGCAAAACAAGCACTGCCAATTTCTACATGGAAGCCGGTGTTGATCTGAATGAAGTGGTCGTGAACGGCTCTCTTCAGGGACAATCAAAAGCATTGAACCAACAAAAAAGCAGCATCAACGTAACCAACGTCATCTCTTCGGACCAGGTTGGTCGTTTCCCGGATGCTAACGTGGGTGATGCGCTGAAGCGTATTCCGGGTATCAGCGTACAATACGACCAGGGTGAAGCCCGCTTCGGAACCATCCGCGGTGCGTCGCCTGAATACAACTCGGTAACCATCGACGGTGACCGCATTCCGTCAGCGGAAGCTGAAACCCGTGCTATCCAGCTCGACCTGGTTCCTTCCGATATGGTTCAAAGTATTGAAGTGAGCAAAGTGGTAACTGCCGACATGGACGCCGATGCGATCGGTGGCTCTGTGAACCTGGTGACCAAATCAAATCCTTATGCCCGCCGTATCAGCGGTACAATTGGCGCTACCTACAACATGCTGACAGACAAACCAGCTGAAAATATCTCGTTGCTTTACGCCGACCGCTTCTTCAACAACAAGCTTGGTATGACGCTGGCCGGATCCCGCCAGAATCACAAGATGGGTTCTGACGACCTGGAAGCAGAATGGAAAGACGATGACGGCAACATCCTGATGACTGAAATGCAGGTTCGTACCTACTGGATTCAGCGTTTACGCCAAAGTTACTCGGCCGCCTTCGACTACGAAATCAACCCTTCCAATAAAATTGAGGCCAAAGTCATGTACAACCACCGGAATGATTGGGAAAACCGTTTCCGTGTTGTTTACAAGGATTTGGATGAAGACGAAGCCAAAATTGAACGCGAAGTAAAAGCCGGGACCAACAAGGACGCCCGTTTGGAAGATCAACGTACCTGGCACATTGCCTTAAAAGGTGATCACCAGCTTGGTGCACTTGAAATGAAATGGCAAGGTTCGTACTCGAAAGCCAACGAAGACCGCCCAAACGAACGCTACCTAAACTTCGCCTACAAACACGTAGATTTCCAACAGGTTTTGACGGACACTAAAAAGCCTCAGGTAATTATTAACGACGCGGATGCTCAGGATTTCAACGCCAACTGGGGCTTCGATGAGCTGACTGAAGAACACCAGTATACTGAAGATATCGACAAAGCTTTCAAAGTAGACTTTAAATTACCGTTGGCCGAAAGCAGCAAATCGAAAGTATTGCGCTTTGGAGCCAAGTACAAAGGCAAATCAAAATCGCGCGACAACGACTTCTATGCTTACGAGCCAACCGACGAAGACGCATTTGTGGCCGACGCTGTTGCACACACGAAAGTTCAAACTAAAAGCGATTACCGCGCAGGAAATTATATTGCCGGAACATTCGTTACCAAAGAATTTGTTGCCGGCTTGAATCTGGAGAATTCAGCCGACTTCGACAAAGAACAAGATCCGGAAGAGCTAGCAGGGAACTTCGACGCCAGCGAAGATGTAACAGCCGGTTATATTCGTTACGACCAAACATTTGGAAACTTGGATGTGGTTGCCGGTGTACGTTTGGAAAACACCAACCTGAAATATTCGGGTTATGCCATTACGCTGGATGAAGACGGAGACTTCGAAAGCCTGGATAAAACAGAAGAGGAAAAAAGCGACTACACCAACATCCTGCCTTCTCTGATGTTCAAATACAAATTCAGCAAGAACAGCCAACTGAAAGCCGGTTGGACAAACACCATTGCTCGCCCACGCTACTACGACCTGGTTCCGCACGTTGAAACAAACAACGAAGACAACGAAATCAGCATCGGCAACCCGGATCTGAGCGCTACAACATCAATGAACTTCGACCTGATGTTCGAACACTACTACCAGTCGGTTGGTATGTTCTCGGCCGGAATCTTCTACAAAGACATCAACGACTTTATTGTTGAAAGCAGCATGGAAGATTATCAGTACCTGAACAATACCTGGGATAAATTCACACAACCAATCAACGCCGGCGACGCGAAACTGTATGGTATCGAGGCAGCGTACCAACGTCAGTTCGACTTTTTGCCGGGCTTCCTGAAGCAAATGGGTTTCTATGCCAACTACACCTACACCAAATCGGATGTGAGCAACTTCCAGATTGAAGGACACAACGAAGACGATGTGACTTTACCCGGAACTCCTGAGAATACATTGAATGCATCACTTTACTACGAAGGCAACAAACTGTCGGCGCGCATTTCGTTCAACTATGCAAGCGACTTCGTGAGCGAGTTTGGTAGTGAAACCTTCGAAGACATTTACTACGATAAAGTGACTTACCTGGATGTAAACGCCAGCTATGCCATCAGCAAGCGCTTCCGCATTTTTGCCGAAGCCAACAACCTGCTGAATCAACCGCTGCGTTACTACCAAGGCGAATCAAAATTCACCTACCAGGCTGAATACTATGATGTAAAACTAAACTTTGGATTGAAGTTCGATTTATAA
- a CDS encoding phytase — translation MRDLMFQWKQLLLITILFSGAACHRASEGSQRAANKIKKTTTALYETEPMPQPVDEDAADDPAIWANPKDASQIYIIGTDKKGGLAVYDLKGKQLHYYADGNMNNVDLRYGFVLNNDTIDLVCATNRTTEGLSIYKILPDGSLINVAARAIKTEMNGEVYGFAMYKSPQTDQIYAYMNSKAGEVEQWELFATDSLVDARLVRSWSVNTQVEGMVADDENKVFFLGEENDGIWKFEAEPNAKTEGNKLAKSSEADNENISFDLEGLAIYYLPKGEGYLLASSQGNYSYAVYERQPPHKYIGSFRITDGDVDGVEETDGIDIFSSYLNEDFEHGLLVVQDGYNYDDKAAVAQNFKLVPWENVAKLFKLKKN, via the coding sequence ATGAGAGATTTGATGTTCCAGTGGAAACAACTACTTCTAATTACAATACTATTTTCAGGAGCAGCCTGCCATCGCGCGAGCGAGGGTTCGCAGCGCGCCGCCAATAAAATAAAAAAGACAACGACTGCCCTTTACGAAACAGAACCAATGCCTCAACCGGTTGACGAAGATGCAGCCGACGACCCGGCCATTTGGGCAAACCCGAAAGATGCCTCACAGATCTACATCATTGGCACCGACAAAAAAGGAGGATTGGCTGTTTACGACCTGAAAGGCAAGCAGCTTCATTATTATGCCGACGGCAATATGAACAATGTGGACCTGCGCTACGGTTTTGTATTGAATAATGACACGATTGACTTGGTTTGCGCAACGAACCGCACAACTGAAGGACTTTCGATTTATAAAATACTGCCCGACGGAAGCCTGATCAATGTGGCAGCCCGAGCTATCAAAACCGAAATGAACGGAGAAGTTTATGGTTTTGCAATGTACAAAAGCCCCCAGACCGATCAAATATATGCTTACATGAACAGCAAGGCTGGCGAAGTGGAACAATGGGAACTGTTCGCCACCGACTCACTCGTTGACGCCCGCTTGGTGCGCAGCTGGAGTGTGAACACACAAGTTGAAGGCATGGTTGCCGACGACGAAAACAAAGTATTTTTTCTGGGGGAAGAAAACGACGGAATCTGGAAGTTTGAAGCGGAGCCCAACGCGAAAACTGAAGGAAACAAGCTGGCCAAATCGAGCGAAGCGGATAACGAAAACATCAGTTTCGACCTTGAAGGTTTGGCCATCTATTATTTACCCAAGGGCGAGGGCTATTTGCTTGCATCGAGCCAGGGCAACTACAGCTACGCGGTTTACGAACGGCAGCCGCCGCACAAATACATCGGCAGTTTCCGAATTACCGATGGCGATGTGGATGGTGTGGAAGAAACCGACGGTATTGACATATTCAGCAGCTATTTGAATGAAGATTTCGAACACGGCTTGCTGGTTGTACAGGACGGCTACAACTACGATGACAAGGCTGCAGTTGCTCAAAACTTCAAGCTGGTACCTTGGGAAAACGTCGCCAAACTCTTCAAGCTAAAAAAGAACTAG
- a CDS encoding DUF6263 family protein yields the protein MKKTFLLVVVCLATFALQAQKVDISLNLKKGATYQSKSVSIGEITQEVMGQSIKIDMEITGVMAFTVTNQLDNAFEIDGKYVSLVMNMKMPQTTMTFSSETPDSQDPLSSMLAKMTQRSFQFTLSKKGEVLAVKNLDVLMDSALSEIGDLPAVQKEQLMKQLSDSYGEDAFRGSMGTMLTIFPDHPVAVGDSWKSSLALKSGMTMDVAMTYTFKGEEGGFYLISGEGTMATPEGGSPVVSNGMQMSFEMSGSMVSDLKLDKKTGWVMAGTSEQQMTGKTKVAPTDQLPNGMDIPMTMKTTSTYTGN from the coding sequence ATGAAAAAAACATTCCTTTTAGTGGTTGTCTGCTTGGCAACCTTCGCACTCCAGGCACAAAAAGTCGATATCAGCCTTAACTTAAAGAAAGGGGCTACCTACCAATCCAAATCGGTTTCTATTGGAGAAATCACGCAGGAGGTCATGGGGCAGAGTATTAAGATCGACATGGAAATTACTGGGGTGATGGCCTTCACGGTGACTAATCAATTGGATAATGCATTTGAAATTGACGGTAAATATGTTTCGTTAGTTATGAACATGAAAATGCCACAAACTACCATGACGTTTAGCTCTGAGACACCTGATTCGCAGGATCCTTTATCGTCTATGCTGGCGAAAATGACGCAGCGTTCTTTTCAATTCACCCTGTCGAAAAAAGGGGAGGTGTTGGCTGTGAAAAATTTGGATGTGCTGATGGATTCAGCACTTTCTGAAATCGGAGATTTGCCGGCGGTGCAAAAAGAGCAGCTGATGAAACAGCTTAGCGATAGTTATGGCGAAGACGCCTTTCGTGGAAGCATGGGAACGATGCTGACAATCTTCCCGGATCATCCCGTGGCAGTGGGCGATAGCTGGAAATCATCGCTCGCGCTTAAGTCGGGAATGACCATGGATGTGGCGATGACTTATACTTTCAAAGGAGAAGAAGGCGGTTTTTACCTGATTTCGGGTGAAGGTACGATGGCAACTCCCGAAGGCGGCTCGCCTGTTGTGAGCAACGGTATGCAAATGTCGTTCGAGATGAGCGGGAGTATGGTGTCGGATTTGAAGCTTGACAAGAAAACTGGTTGGGTTATGGCGGGCACTTCCGAACAGCAAATGACAGGAAAAACAAAAGTTGCTCCAACCGATCAGTTGCCTAACGGAATGGATATTCCGATGACGATGAAAACGACTTCAACTTATACCGGAAATTAA
- a CDS encoding diacylglycerol/lipid kinase family protein, producing MERKYEFIVNPVAGPKDNVAYFKRLKAQLKERGIAFESKKTKRAGHAPKLVKKRLERSDAVIVSVGGDGTFNEAASVLVGTSREMAHIPRGSGNGLARMLNIPSKIEKIPDYLENGVARSIDVGQINNDYFFCTCGFGFDALIAHEFSDSTTRGLWTYVTSVLKKFWRFRGVEAKFVLDGQSYAGKYFVVTFANANQFGNDAFIAPDAVLDDGYLDVIMIRPFPLYYTPVVVAALFRKTIHKLPYVETRKVRTAEIHSVSSPYFHCDGDVYNTDLPVKITVKEKALNLLQPNKR from the coding sequence ATGGAACGTAAATACGAGTTTATTGTCAACCCGGTTGCCGGGCCCAAAGATAATGTTGCCTATTTCAAGCGCTTGAAGGCCCAACTGAAAGAGCGGGGAATAGCGTTCGAGAGCAAAAAAACCAAACGAGCCGGTCATGCACCCAAGCTGGTGAAAAAGCGACTGGAGCGCTCCGATGCCGTTATCGTTTCGGTTGGGGGTGACGGAACTTTTAATGAGGCTGCTTCGGTACTTGTTGGTACCTCGCGCGAGATGGCTCACATTCCGCGCGGTTCCGGAAATGGTTTGGCCCGAATGCTGAATATTCCAAGCAAAATTGAAAAGATTCCTGATTACCTGGAAAACGGAGTAGCCCGCTCAATTGATGTCGGTCAAATAAACAACGACTATTTCTTCTGTACTTGTGGTTTTGGTTTCGATGCGCTGATTGCACACGAATTTAGTGATAGCACCACCCGTGGTTTGTGGACTTACGTGACGTCGGTTCTCAAAAAGTTTTGGCGGTTTCGTGGTGTTGAGGCCAAGTTTGTTTTGGATGGGCAGAGCTACGCCGGCAAATACTTTGTGGTGACGTTTGCTAACGCCAACCAGTTCGGTAACGATGCTTTTATCGCGCCTGACGCGGTTCTCGACGACGGCTACCTGGACGTGATCATGATTCGTCCGTTTCCGCTATATTACACACCTGTTGTGGTAGCGGCGCTTTTCCGCAAAACGATTCACAAGTTACCTTATGTAGAAACAAGGAAAGTGAGGACTGCCGAAATTCATTCGGTTTCCAGCCCTTATTTTCATTGCGATGGGGATGTTTATAACACCGATTTACCAGTGAAAATAACCGTGAAAGAGAAAGCCTTAAATTTACTTCAACCGAATAAACGGTAG